The window ACTCAATCCCTTGTCTACACTCTTTCCCATGCGACTTGGTCAGGGAGAGATCTGGGAAAAGGTTGTCTTATTAAATTTTGTTGAAGAATTAGCAAACATTGACCCGACACACTCACAATCTCACAAATTTGCTCACAAAGCAGACAAAGACCTCAACTTACCTCAGCAAGTCCTTATCCTTATCCTCTGCACCACTCTCATCTTCCACCTCCATCActccattctcctcctcctcttcctcttcgtaTTCCTCGtgttcctcatcttcctcctcttttggTGGCTCCACTTCTTTGGCCAACTTACTGCTGTACGACTGAGGACACACtacctccacatcctcctcctctttgggCCTCTTTACCTCAACAACTtccacatcttcatcttcatcctcctcttcctcctcctcctgtcggtCATTCGTAAGCCTCCTCATCGCTCCGTTCTTGGACTGCATCACAGCCACGGGGGGAGGGCTCCTCTTTAACACAGACACTGGCACTGCGTTCTGTCCTCGTGGAGGAGTCAACACAGGTGGGGCGGAGTTCCTTCCAGCGGACGTAGGGGATTGGCTGGCTGCTGTGAGAGTGggtggagacatggagaggtCCTGGACGCCACTTTGTGGAAGATCTGAAGAGCGGCTCTGTCCCGCGACCTGTGACGACCTCGAGTGCTGCTGAGTGTGTAAGAGAGCTGCGGTggggtttgtgttttgtgcgtgCAGGCGGGGCATCTGTGTGTAACGCTCCACAAGGGCAGAGCACACTTCTGGTTGGTGGGCGTGGTGTTTGTCTAAGTGGCGTCCCAGTGAGCGAAAGTGGCGGCCACAGTATTCGCAGGTTTGGCGCATGGAGTCAATGGACACTCCTCTGGAGGAGTTGATGTTGCTTGTGCTGTTGGAGCCCAGCGGAACCGGAGCTTTGAACACGGGCTTTaccaaagaagaggaagacgaacaGGGTGGGGAGGACTGCGCTGGAGGATGGGATAAAGGCAGCGGACGGTTCTGATGTGGAATGCTGGTAGGTGAGACTGGTGTCAGGCACCCAGGTTGCATCCGATGGGGGGTCTTTTTCTTTGAAGGGGTGCCACGACGTTTTTTGCGCCGACGTTGTGTGCGCCCACGGGGGCTGGCGTTGTCCTCATCACCAGCATCTGAGTCACTGGCATCAGAGTGAGAAAtaggggaggaggatggggatAGGGACCAGGAGGGGGTGACatactcctgctgctgctgctgctgttgccgcTGCTGGGCTGTCAGAGAGAGGGGCTCATCCTCCTGGATGTGAAGAAAAGAATCATGTCACCCGCTGTCCaaaaatcattatttgcagTATTAACACAGTGTCTTACTAAAAGAAAACTTAGGTTTAAACATGCAGTACACCAGCGGTATGAGTAAATATCAACAAGTCGTAAAATCTAAGGTTAGCTGCTTAAATTAACCTCCCTctctttactctctctctctctctccctttctcgcTTCAGCCGGTGTCATCACATGACTCCTCTTCCTGTTATCGGTCATTTCACAATAACAGCACTCTGCATTTACGTAATTGACATAATTTATGTGAGAATTTGGTAGCAGTTAAGACAGCAAAATGTATATAGCAGAAACACTGTAGATGTTAGCTTCTTTAAGtgatatttgtctttgtgctgATAATTGGCTCACGgtttttgattaattttttatttgagtaACTATCTAGTCCTTAAGTGAAGTATCTTATGAtagtttaaaatgcaaaaactcTAGGTGTAAGGAAGGTTAAATTTGTTGATTTTTCATTGTCTAAttgtcacttttaaaataataaaactgtgtGCTTTAAAGAAACAAGTAGTGTATAAATTCTTACctttttaatattgttgttattttcagtGTCAGAATTACACTCGTGTTGCACTGGAGACACAGTGCCACGGAAACCCTgtgggacacagagagagagagcagttgcATTAAAACATCTGGCACACTGCTTCCTAATGTTTGCCATCACAATCAGCCTGAGCCATcactcagagaggaggaggacacacctCCACAGTTGGCTCTAAGCAAAGAGGTTGATTGGGACTCCAAATTTCCCACTAATGAGCTAAAcaaaagaagggaaaagaggTATGCTTCGAAAAACTCTCAGCATCTCTTCCATCAGAAATGTAGGGTCATCAATTAAGGCCAATCAGCCAATGATAAAAACCTAGAATGACTTCATTTAATCAATGGTCAAGTTATTCAAATATGCTTTAAAACCCTGGTTCCTTAAACCTCTGATGTCAATTTCTCAATTTTGTCAGATTAATCTCTTAATGTTCAGTCTTAAACGgtttctggtaaaaaaaaaatttttgtttgttttgtgagtaaattggtctgatctgatctaatGAGATCCATTATAAGAACAGATGTCATATAATAACCATGGTAACTGTTGCTACAGCACTataggtagagagagagagcgagctaGAGCTCAGccatcaccatggtaaccccATGCCTTGCTTAGCCGTATTTTTGtagcatgaatgtgtgtgcagtgggtagtgtgcagtgtgtgtgcagtgtgtgtgcagtgtgtgtgtgtgtgtgtgtgtgcgtgtgtgtgtgtgtgtgtgtgtgtgtgtgtgtgtgtgtgtgtgcagtgtgtctgTAAGTGTGTTACAGTGATACACATCTGATTGCCTTTCCAAAGGCATCAGGTATATTCTGAGTGTTTGTATTTACAAGAATCAAGAAGTCAAGGACAGAGACATGAAGAAAATTGAGGAGTAATATATAATAACCTTTTCCTACTGAAGCGATTGGTGTTGGGTCAGAAAATTAGTCAAGATTTGAGGTTAAATTTGGGTTGGTTCAAAtttggaggagatgaaggttAGACAAATCAAACTagaacattttactgtacagaaTATGACAGTACAATAGTTATTTATGTAAAGGCACTGACCAGGTTCTCTCCCCACTCGGTCAAACTGTAGTCCACAGTGATCTCCTCCCCTTTGGTGATGTCTCGGATGGCGATCACGACCAGCCGCACCTGGCTGCCACAGTGGACCTCTCGGATGCGACAGttcggggagggggggaaggagcCAGCCGTTGGGGCCGGAGCAGAGGCTGTCGGAGCTGCCGGCGCAGTGGACGCAGGGGTCAGAGACACGGCCTGGGCTGAAGTTGCCGTAGCCGGGGCAGGAGCACGGACCGGTGTTGGGGTTGGGGCTGAGGAAGAAGCTGGTGTGGAGGCTGAGCAGGAGCTGATCTTGGATCCAGCGGCATCTCTGTCATGAGCCTGCTCTGATGGACCACTGGGAGGGGAAGAGGGTTTGGGAGAAAACAAGTGCTGTTGGTCAATTTTAATTCTCTTCccaagatattttattttttaatgattggACAGGAAAGACAGTTCTAACCTTGGACTCTGGGTAATTGTgatgggggatttttttttaaataataattttctgtcATTCTATTGACTAAAAGAGGGACTGGTTactcaaaaaaaataactggcaAATGAAATGCTGTTGACTTCCTTGTAGTCACAGGATCCATTTTTTGCTTTAGGCATCTACTGTGCCCGAATTAATGTAAAGCAAACTTTGCTCACATACAGACTCGTGCCAGTGCTTCAGGGCAATGATCTCAATCCTAGTCCACAGAGTGGATCTGATTAAGTTTTACCCTACTGGCTAGTCGACTGCATTCTTGTGACATCTCAGGTACAAATCCCTCTGATCATTgtagcaaaaagaaaaacctctatGGTTGGCGGGTCCTCAGGACCAGTCGGAAGTGATGCTCTGAGACAAAGCTGTCCTCGAATTCTGAATTAAGTTTGCCAATCATTAATTTTATGTCCAAATCTAAAAACGGAATGAAAGAtgcaaatactgtatgtaaccTCTAGCCTCCAAGAACAGCttaacagcacacacactgatacctGCATAAAACTTTTAACAtaatatgtgaacagcaaaacaacacacaaaatccTTCTCAGTAATATAAAACCACACAAACGTTCACTCACCAGTTGTGGGGCACAGCCTCTGTGTTGTAGAAGGGCCCGTCCAGTGTGGACCGTTTATTCTCTACTCTGCTCTCTGCTTCCTTACGATCACCTGAGAGCACAGGAGTCAGTATTAAAGGATGTATGTGAatggacacaacacacacacacacacacacacacacacacacacacacacacacacacacacacacacacacacacacacacacacacacacacacaaacacacacacacacacacacacacacacacacacacacacacacacacacacacacacacacacacacacacacacacacacacaggtcatcACCCAATCTGAAGCACATACACAGTGCACATCAAAGCACAAATGTTcgtaagtacacacacacacatgcacagaagtAGGTCACACTCACTTGAACAGGCTCCACCCCCATaccaatctcacacacacacacacacacacacacacacacacacacacacacacacacacacacacacacacacacacacacacacacacacacacacacacacacacacacacacacacacacacacacacacacacacacacacacacagttgatgGCAGTAAGAATATTGCATGCAGacatagcacacacacaaacacacacctgggcTGAAGCTGTGTTCAGGCAcgctctcctcctcagtgtgtgtaACAAAGACTTTCACAGGTgtccctttccttttccttccacAGCCGCGCCTGcagagaatacacacacacacatccatgtaATTATCATTTAATCAATTGGCCTGCTGTGGCCAAACTTCACATCAGTCAGGTCAGAGAGTGATCAATAAGCTGATGGCCACCTAATGGATCAATACAAACATATAGGTAAATAAAATacccaaaaaattaaaacacagtaATGAGACAATGATTAATTAACATTTGTATGACTACAACATTAGTAAAGTCAAGTGCATGGTTTTAGATTTTTCTCCACTGATTGACCGCACACAGattaaaccacaaaaaaaagaaatatttaacaaaaaagtttcaataaaaataaaataaccaccaccaccaccctaaATAGAACTGGGCACTATTTGAATTTTTGATATTAGGGCTGATAAAGATATTGAcaccaaaacaatattttttttcaaatccttgCCTAAAGGGAATATATACATGTCTCCATACAAAAATTTTCTATTCAAGATAAGAAAACACAGTTCTTGAATGTTAAAATGTCCAAACACAAAAAGTCacataaaagtaaaaactgaaTAACATTCAGTCGATGTTGGCATGGTAAATATGTAACCTTGTGATCAAAAAAGAAGCTAACAAAACTCAGCAGACATTTAATACCAGCATTCAGTACTTGACAGGTTTCAATATTCAATACAACAGACTCATTTTGATCAGcacaaaaaaagctgctgaGGTTTAATACTAAGTCCTGCACAGAAACCTTGACAACTGATGGACCGGACAATAAACTGGTTTATATGTTTATTTGATTAAACTCAAAACACAATTAGCTAAAGTCTTGAAGTAGCACAAGTCCCACAGGTCAAACTAAATTCAAATTTGTGAGTAGTGTCATGTTTTATAGTaactttttataaaaataacttCCCGTGACCACAAATTAACGGTTCCCTCACTTTCAAGGTTCGAGGGGGGCAGACACACAACAAGCAAAATCTGTTCTGAACACGATTtagacaaataaacacactgaaTCCAGCTTGATATGATGATTGTGTAAACGGCATCTTCAAAA is drawn from Scophthalmus maximus strain ysfricsl-2021 chromosome 8, ASM2237912v1, whole genome shotgun sequence and contains these coding sequences:
- the si:dkey-117m1.4 gene encoding uncharacterized protein si:dkey-117m1.4, translated to MAETVRSLFDYREPHRLDGDGEGVKPAPPLRGRGCGRKRKGTPVKVFVTHTEEESVPEHSFSPGDRKEAESRVENKRSTLDGPFYNTEAVPHNCGPSEQAHDRDAAGSKISSCSASTPASSSAPTPTPVRAPAPATATSAQAVSLTPASTAPAAPTASAPAPTAGSFPPSPNCRIREVHCGSQVRLVVIAIRDITKGEEITVDYSLTEWGENLGFRGTVSPVQHECNSDTENNNNIKKEDEPLSLTAQQRQQQQQQQEYVTPSWSLSPSSSPISHSDASDSDAGDEDNASPRGRTQRRRKKRRGTPSKKKTPHRMQPGCLTPVSPTSIPHQNRPLPLSHPPAQSSPPCSSSSSLVKPVFKAPVPLGSNSTSNINSSRGVSIDSMRQTCEYCGRHFRSLGRHLDKHHAHQPEVCSALVERYTQMPRLHAQNTNPTAALLHTQQHSRSSQVAGQSRSSDLPQSGVQDLSMSPPTLTAASQSPTSAGRNSAPPVLTPPRGQNAVPVSVLKRSPPPVAVMQSKNGAMRRLTNDRQEEEEEEDEDEDVEVVEVKRPKEEEDVEVVCPQSYSSKLAKEVEPPKEEEDEEHEEYEEEEEEENGVMEVEDESGAEDKDKDLLSSSGRHHLLPLLSSLSSLVLYLRRLQHSAFLSLSRQLQSAEAWRLLCHSSLALLILYNRRRECEVSKLSIAEYHARVTPQCPVPVPPGAPPALTPLEASLSPFERLVLPHLARVGVQGKRGRVQPLILPPHCEPCLELLLQTRQDVGVDPANPYVFARPYHSPATPLRGTDLLRSLARSSGTRNPRALTQTRVRRQVAILTQLLLLGEGEEPGQPGGSAVERLEHFLEREYHVTQNCAGIGQDPGLMGRVGRVVLCGERDGVLFRGMSLNHICLELDVMSGNSADSYSEGESEGEQLKENPEVHSPAPAPAPAPTPTPTPTLLYVRKGKNNGRVGRPKKLKNIQQPPPPPPTPPANRRRGSGKRGVLKRPWSEAERAAVEEHLTRNITELRVPAKADCERCLQQCPLLVSNHRDWRAIKFYCHNRIQLLKKNQRRDNEPLPLIVC